In Halorhabdus tiamatea SARL4B, a genomic segment contains:
- a CDS encoding HEWD family protein: MIRIVPPNERECERCGRMEVWDDDRGVWAASDEETGSPHCLHEWDINGNYSPVEEI, translated from the coding sequence ATGATCCGAATCGTACCCCCGAACGAACGCGAATGCGAGCGGTGTGGACGCATGGAGGTCTGGGACGACGACCGCGGCGTCTGGGCCGCATCCGACGAGGAGACCGGCAGCCCGCATTGTCTCCACGAGTGGGACATCAACGGTAATTACAGCCCCGTCGAAGAGATCTAA
- a CDS encoding DUF368 domain-containing protein, translated as MGTADSVPGVSGGTIALITGIYERLISAIATLDPRAARHLLRVHHANGRQALVSRLLAMDVPFLVVLGSGVATAIVVVSRVMHAALADARALTFAFFFGLIAASAVVLYEHVSVATPGRIAAAVIGFALAFLVSGVSAGSEASHALPFVFVAGAIAITAMILPGVSGAFFLVLLGQYDHLTTVLKRFVDRLVGLAVGDATLADVFDLGTTVLTFGVGAILGLLAFARVVQWALATYRAATLTFLVSLMVGALRLPAIEVLDNTAAWTPGTTVATLAAGGVGALAVLLLDRYTESLSY; from the coding sequence ATGGGGACGGCCGACTCGGTCCCTGGCGTCTCCGGCGGGACGATCGCGCTCATCACCGGCATCTACGAGCGGTTGATCAGCGCCATTGCGACACTCGATCCCCGGGCCGCCAGACACCTCCTCCGGGTGCATCACGCAAACGGCCGACAGGCGCTGGTCAGCCGCTTGCTCGCGATGGATGTCCCGTTCCTGGTCGTTCTCGGGTCCGGTGTCGCGACGGCGATCGTGGTCGTCTCGCGGGTGATGCACGCGGCACTCGCCGACGCACGAGCGCTTACGTTCGCGTTCTTCTTCGGGTTGATCGCCGCGTCGGCGGTCGTCCTCTACGAACACGTCTCGGTCGCCACGCCCGGGCGGATCGCCGCCGCGGTCATCGGGTTCGCGCTCGCCTTTCTCGTCTCGGGCGTTTCGGCTGGTTCGGAAGCCTCCCACGCGTTGCCGTTCGTCTTCGTGGCGGGGGCTATCGCGATCACCGCGATGATCTTGCCGGGCGTCTCGGGGGCGTTCTTCCTCGTCCTCCTCGGCCAATACGACCACCTGACGACGGTCCTCAAACGGTTCGTCGACCGGTTGGTCGGCCTCGCGGTCGGTGACGCGACGCTCGCCGACGTATTCGACCTCGGGACGACTGTCCTGACGTTCGGGGTCGGCGCGATTCTCGGCTTGCTCGCGTTCGCCCGGGTCGTCCAGTGGGCGCTCGCGACCTACCGGGCGGCGACGTTGACCTTCCTCGTGAGTTTGATGGTCGGGGCGCTCCGGTTGCCCGCCATCGAGGTTCTCGACAACACCGCTGCCTGGACGCCGGGGACGACGGTCGCGACGCTCGCGGCTGGCGGCGTCGGTGCGCTCGCGGTCCTCCTGTTGGATCGGTACACGGAGTCGCTGTCGTACTGA
- a CDS encoding DUF5793 family protein, which produces MKREHFSVTAIPAGNTPDAPDVPTLRVDYSGSVAVLRDRLTDGDGATLESADVDVAFRKREGETGVVSIAKRLTGAFIVELDAETTAVQRVVDVAEADDGRYRVEIVTGDDRVRFEKQTLLVYDTTGQLLRSSSLIPGSVEL; this is translated from the coding sequence ATGAAGCGCGAACACTTCAGCGTGACTGCGATCCCGGCCGGCAATACGCCCGACGCCCCCGACGTTCCGACGCTGCGGGTCGACTACAGCGGGAGTGTGGCCGTCCTTCGCGACCGACTGACCGACGGGGACGGTGCAACGCTCGAGAGCGCGGACGTCGACGTGGCGTTTCGCAAACGTGAGGGAGAGACGGGCGTGGTGAGCATCGCCAAGCGCCTTACCGGGGCGTTCATCGTTGAACTCGACGCCGAAACCACGGCCGTACAGCGCGTCGTCGACGTCGCCGAGGCCGACGACGGTCGCTACCGGGTCGAGATCGTGACCGGCGACGACCGCGTTCGCTTCGAGAAACAGACACTGCTGGTCTATGATACCACCGGACAGTTACTTCGCTCCAGTAGCCTCATCCCGGGCAGCGTCGAGTTGTAA
- the psmA gene encoding archaeal proteasome endopeptidase complex subunit alpha: MQGQKQQAYDRGITIFSPDGRLYQVEYAREAVKRGTASIGIRTADGVVLAVDKQVRSPLMVRDSVEKLHKADDHIGIASAGHVADARQLIDFARRQAQLNRLRYGEAIGVETLTKAVTDHVQQYTQIGGARPFGVALMIAGVSDGQPYLYETDPSGTPYEWKALAIGADRGAIREYLEANYDEEMTLEAGVELALEALESVAEGGLTPEGVGLATIAVEGAQFHKFTDAETEAYLSDLELLATDDEDDSTEDDEAGPTEDGGTPPEADEDSDDSVDD, from the coding sequence ATGCAAGGACAAAAACAGCAGGCCTACGATCGCGGTATCACTATCTTCTCACCCGACGGGCGACTCTATCAGGTCGAGTACGCCCGTGAAGCCGTCAAACGGGGAACGGCGTCCATCGGGATTCGGACAGCCGACGGGGTCGTCCTCGCGGTGGACAAGCAGGTTCGCTCCCCGCTCATGGTGCGTGATTCCGTCGAGAAGCTTCACAAGGCCGACGACCACATTGGAATCGCCAGCGCGGGTCACGTCGCCGACGCCCGCCAGCTCATCGACTTCGCCCGCCGGCAGGCCCAGCTCAATCGCCTCCGATACGGTGAAGCCATCGGTGTCGAGACGCTTACGAAGGCGGTCACCGACCACGTCCAGCAGTACACCCAGATCGGTGGCGCTCGTCCGTTCGGCGTCGCGCTGATGATCGCCGGCGTCAGCGACGGGCAACCCTATCTGTACGAGACCGATCCCTCCGGAACGCCCTACGAGTGGAAGGCACTCGCCATCGGAGCTGATCGGGGTGCGATCCGGGAGTATCTCGAAGCCAATTACGACGAGGAGATGACGCTAGAGGCCGGCGTCGAGTTGGCACTCGAGGCACTGGAGTCAGTCGCCGAAGGGGGGCTGACGCCCGAGGGTGTCGGACTCGCAACGATTGCCGTCGAGGGCGCCCAATTCCACAAGTTCACCGACGCCGAGACAGAGGCGTACCTCAGCGATCTGGAGCTGCTCGCCACAGACGACGAGGATGATTCGACGGAAGACGACGAAGCAGGCCCGACGGAAGACGGGGGCACACCCCCGGAAGCGGACGAGGACAGCGACGATTCGGTCGACGACTGA
- a CDS encoding ribosome assembly factor SBDS, translating into MISLDEAVTARLETHGERFEVLVDPDAALAMKRGDFEGELEDVIAAEDVFENASRGDRPPENALEEVFETTEPLEIIPEVIERGEIQITADQRREMQERKHRELVQRITRNAVNPQMDDAPHPPDRIESALEEAGFQVDPMEPVENQVDDALDALRPVIPIRFDEVTVAVQLPPDYAGSGQAKIREFGDLESEEWQSDGSWVGVLTFPAGLQNDFYELANEVSSGGAETRIIKDEDDIKTR; encoded by the coding sequence ATGATATCGCTTGACGAGGCTGTCACGGCCCGTCTGGAAACACACGGCGAACGCTTCGAGGTGCTGGTCGATCCCGACGCCGCGCTCGCGATGAAACGCGGTGACTTCGAGGGTGAGCTCGAGGACGTCATCGCCGCCGAGGACGTCTTCGAGAACGCCTCACGTGGTGACCGACCGCCGGAGAATGCCCTCGAAGAGGTCTTTGAAACGACCGAGCCCCTGGAAATCATTCCCGAGGTCATCGAACGGGGGGAGATCCAGATCACGGCCGACCAGCGCCGGGAGATGCAGGAGCGCAAACACCGCGAACTCGTCCAGCGCATCACCCGCAACGCGGTCAATCCACAGATGGACGACGCGCCTCACCCGCCGGACCGGATCGAGTCCGCCCTGGAAGAAGCCGGGTTCCAGGTCGATCCGATGGAACCTGTCGAGAACCAGGTCGACGACGCACTCGACGCCCTCAGGCCGGTAATTCCGATCCGCTTCGACGAGGTCACCGTCGCGGTCCAACTGCCACCCGATTACGCCGGGAGCGGACAGGCGAAGATCCGGGAGTTCGGGGACTTAGAGAGCGAAGAGTGGCAAAGCGACGGCTCGTGGGTCGGCGTGCTCACCTTCCCCGCCGGCCTCCAGAACGACTTCTACGAACTCGCAAACGAGGTTTCCAGCGGCGGGGCCGAGACGCGCATCATCAAGGACGAAGACGACATCAAAACTCGTTGA
- a CDS encoding oligosaccharyl transferase, archaeosortase A system-associated: MSGLNDYVSDDSPVNDVIEWLSAWYHVLIVAGLFGFMVWLRARTWGRFLVDGKVLFSGNDPWYHLRQISYTVSHWPSTMPFDPWTEFPTGTFVGQFGTFMDQLVATAALVIGLGSPSDELVRLVALFSPVVFGAAIVVPTYYLGKRMGGRLGGVIAALVLALSAGELLQRSLVGFADHQVVEALFQALAVLGILIAVRVAQEEKPVYELFVDRDWAALRRPLGWATLAGAGLGLYLWTWPPAILLIGILGVYVTIQLPVAYLRGESPEHVGIATATIFSVAGVLSLVSITSFDLNMVQLSLAQPALAFAGVAWSLGLAWLAREWDRRHLASWQYPATVFGGLVVGAVLLAVLLPDLFWYFFDQLLRFVGFTVNPTASASTVGEVQPLTTIDPLWQWFGAAPFVAVAGVGIAIAHQYLSDELKPELLFVALWFVFMVAATFTQQRFAYYLTVPTATLTALVVTWLFGYLRSAADSSDLETYQVLTILSVVVAVVLPMVVVYPTAIDVSGQNGPGGVSGWESSLEWMSENTPAVGNYGGAGNAEDLDFYGTYERTDDYEYPDGAYGVMSWWDYGHWITQEGERIPVANPFQGNADKAARFLIAQNESEAAGALDVVSENETDAQTRYAMIDWKMATANGAFGGKYFAPPNFLDTVSESTYYRKVRGLVSTEEQSSITSQYYTVQKQAYYESMSARLYRYHGSAASPENVPGVSTQGRIPVVDWEETPVTLSDGTETTWNVPARNENGSAQALRWFDNRTAAEAYVAEDGTAQIGGLGKIPAEEVPALEHYRLVHVSNQSQNSFTASQPGLLWFAQQNAQNQQVQYQSGVGVRDLLGGTFSEPNSAWTKTFERVPGATVEGTGPANTNVTASVEMEMPNANGTFTYRQHAQTDADGEFTMTLPYSTTDYDAVSTEDGYTNVSVRANGSYEFRTPSTTHSTNESVTVTAYTDTADVSDEQVVGTDESVVEVNLTESVLFEQDLNSSDDSTNETGENTTDGTETSDTDGGSTGETDENTTESLAPAIAVGDAPIARAAPTGY; this comes from the coding sequence ATGAGTGGGCTGAATGACTACGTTAGCGATGATTCGCCTGTCAACGACGTCATCGAGTGGTTGTCGGCGTGGTACCACGTCCTGATCGTCGCCGGCCTGTTCGGGTTCATGGTCTGGCTGCGAGCCCGAACGTGGGGTCGATTCCTCGTCGACGGGAAGGTCCTTTTCAGTGGGAACGACCCGTGGTATCACCTGCGCCAGATCTCCTATACGGTCTCACACTGGCCCTCGACGATGCCGTTCGATCCCTGGACGGAGTTCCCCACCGGAACGTTCGTCGGCCAGTTCGGGACGTTCATGGATCAGTTGGTCGCGACAGCGGCGCTCGTCATCGGCCTCGGAAGCCCGAGTGACGAATTGGTCCGTCTCGTCGCGCTGTTCTCCCCGGTCGTCTTCGGTGCGGCGATCGTCGTGCCGACGTACTACCTCGGCAAGCGGATGGGCGGTCGACTCGGTGGGGTGATCGCCGCGCTCGTCCTCGCGCTGTCGGCCGGGGAACTCCTCCAGCGGAGCCTCGTCGGGTTCGCGGACCACCAGGTCGTCGAGGCGCTGTTTCAGGCCCTCGCCGTCCTCGGAATTTTGATCGCCGTTCGGGTGGCACAGGAGGAAAAACCAGTCTACGAGCTGTTCGTCGACCGCGACTGGGCGGCGCTTCGTCGCCCGCTGGGATGGGCGACGCTGGCCGGCGCTGGCCTCGGACTGTATCTCTGGACGTGGCCGCCGGCGATCCTCCTCATCGGGATCCTGGGAGTCTACGTGACCATTCAACTGCCGGTCGCCTACCTCCGCGGCGAGAGTCCCGAACACGTCGGGATCGCGACAGCGACGATCTTCTCCGTGGCCGGTGTCCTCTCGCTGGTCTCGATCACTTCGTTCGACCTCAACATGGTCCAGCTATCGCTGGCCCAGCCGGCACTCGCATTCGCTGGCGTCGCGTGGTCACTCGGATTGGCCTGGCTCGCACGTGAATGGGACCGACGTCATCTTGCGAGCTGGCAGTACCCCGCGACGGTCTTCGGTGGACTCGTCGTCGGTGCCGTCCTGCTCGCCGTACTGCTGCCGGACCTGTTCTGGTACTTCTTCGATCAGTTGCTCCGGTTCGTCGGCTTCACCGTCAACCCGACCGCCTCGGCCAGTACGGTCGGCGAAGTTCAGCCTCTGACGACGATCGATCCACTCTGGCAGTGGTTCGGGGCCGCGCCATTTGTCGCGGTCGCTGGGGTCGGCATTGCCATCGCTCACCAGTACCTCAGCGACGAACTCAAGCCGGAGTTGCTCTTTGTCGCCCTCTGGTTCGTGTTCATGGTCGCGGCGACGTTCACCCAGCAGCGATTCGCCTACTACCTCACCGTTCCGACCGCGACGCTGACTGCCCTCGTCGTCACCTGGCTGTTCGGGTATCTCCGCTCGGCTGCTGACAGCAGCGACCTCGAGACCTATCAGGTCCTGACGATCCTCAGCGTGGTCGTCGCCGTCGTCCTGCCGATGGTCGTCGTCTATCCGACCGCCATCGACGTCTCCGGACAGAACGGTCCTGGTGGCGTCTCCGGCTGGGAGAGTAGCCTCGAGTGGATGAGCGAGAACACGCCCGCCGTGGGCAACTACGGCGGGGCCGGCAACGCCGAAGACCTCGACTTCTATGGCACCTACGAGCGGACCGACGACTACGAGTATCCCGACGGTGCCTACGGCGTGATGTCGTGGTGGGACTACGGTCACTGGATCACCCAGGAAGGCGAACGCATCCCCGTAGCCAACCCGTTCCAGGGCAACGCCGACAAAGCAGCCAGGTTCTTGATCGCTCAAAACGAGTCGGAGGCGGCTGGTGCCCTCGACGTGGTGAGCGAAAACGAGACCGACGCCCAGACGCGCTACGCGATGATCGACTGGAAGATGGCGACTGCCAACGGCGCTTTCGGCGGGAAGTACTTCGCGCCGCCGAACTTCCTCGATACCGTCTCTGAGTCGACGTACTACCGCAAGGTTCGCGGACTCGTCTCGACCGAGGAGCAGTCCTCGATCACCAGCCAGTATTACACCGTCCAGAAACAGGCTTACTACGAGTCGATGTCAGCCCGGCTGTACCGGTATCACGGGAGCGCTGCCTCACCGGAGAACGTGCCGGGCGTCAGTACTCAGGGGCGGATTCCGGTCGTCGACTGGGAGGAGACCCCGGTGACGCTTTCCGACGGGACTGAAACGACCTGGAACGTCCCGGCGAGAAACGAGAACGGGTCGGCCCAGGCGCTGCGATGGTTCGACAACCGCACGGCCGCAGAAGCCTACGTCGCCGAGGACGGAACCGCTCAGATCGGTGGGCTCGGGAAGATTCCGGCCGAGGAGGTGCCCGCACTTGAACACTACCGGCTGGTCCACGTGAGCAACCAGAGCCAGAACTCGTTCACGGCGAGCCAGCCCGGCCTGCTGTGGTTCGCCCAACAGAACGCCCAGAATCAGCAGGTGCAGTATCAGTCTGGCGTGGGCGTCCGGGATCTGCTGGGCGGGACGTTCTCCGAACCCAACAGCGCCTGGACGAAGACCTTCGAGCGGGTCCCTGGCGCGACCGTCGAAGGAACTGGCCCGGCCAATACGAACGTCACAGCCTCCGTCGAGATGGAGATGCCCAACGCCAACGGGACGTTCACCTACCGCCAGCACGCCCAGACTGACGCTGACGGCGAGTTCACGATGACGCTACCGTACTCGACGACGGACTACGACGCGGTGAGTACCGAAGACGGCTACACGAACGTCAGCGTGCGAGCGAACGGGTCCTACGAGTTCCGAACACCGTCGACGACCCACTCGACGAACGAGAGCGTGACGGTGACTGCCTACACCGACACCGCGGACGTCTCCGACGAGCAAGTCGTCGGGACCGACGAGTCGGTCGTGGAAGTCAACCTGACCGAGTCCGTCCTCTTCGAACAGGATCTCAATTCCTCGGACGATTCGACGAACGAGACGGGCGAGAACACGACAGACGGCACCGAGACGAGCGACACGGACGGTGGATCGACCGGCGAAACGGACGAGAACACGACCGAATCGCTCGCGCCTGCAATCGCCGTCGGCGACGCACCGATCGCTCGCGCAGCTCCCACCGGCTACTAA
- a CDS encoding glycosyltransferase family 4 protein has product MRVLNYLDFERYLGSSGITTAASHQRRALAGRGVEVETSPWDGRNPLTASLSNLGTDSVWTDFDVAHCNLIGPGSIAVARHAKRQDIPLILHSHVTREDFQESFRGSNQISKPLGRYLRWFYSQADLVLCPSEYTRRVLESYPVSAPIRPMTNGVDLDALDGYEKFQASAREKHDLDGVVVFAVGQVFERKGLTTFCRVAQQTPYDFAWFGPYSTSPLASKTVKRWTQNPPENVTFTGWVEDIREAYGAGDIYLFPTKTENQGIAVLEAMAAGKAVVIRDIPVFEEFFTDGEDCLKAETDAEFREAVERLAENPELRERLGENARETAEQHSLDRVGEELVSVYRALLDGDDPIEA; this is encoded by the coding sequence ATGCGCGTCCTCAACTATCTCGATTTCGAGCGGTATCTCGGTTCTTCCGGGATCACCACGGCGGCCAGTCACCAGCGGAGGGCGCTGGCCGGGCGAGGCGTCGAGGTGGAAACGTCGCCCTGGGACGGTCGAAACCCGCTGACTGCCAGCCTCTCGAATCTCGGCACCGATTCGGTATGGACCGACTTCGACGTGGCTCACTGTAACCTCATCGGCCCCGGGTCGATCGCCGTCGCCAGGCACGCAAAGCGCCAGGATATCCCCCTCATCCTGCACTCTCACGTCACTCGCGAGGACTTCCAGGAGAGCTTTCGGGGGTCGAACCAGATCTCGAAGCCGCTCGGTCGCTATCTCCGGTGGTTCTATTCGCAGGCTGACCTCGTGCTCTGTCCCAGTGAATACACCCGCCGGGTGCTCGAGTCCTATCCCGTCTCGGCCCCGATCCGACCGATGACCAACGGCGTCGACCTCGACGCACTCGACGGCTACGAGAAGTTCCAGGCCTCCGCCAGGGAGAAACACGACCTCGACGGCGTCGTCGTCTTCGCCGTCGGGCAGGTCTTCGAGCGCAAGGGACTCACCACGTTCTGCCGGGTCGCCCAGCAAACCCCCTACGACTTCGCGTGGTTCGGTCCCTACAGCACGAGCCCGCTGGCCTCGAAGACGGTCAAACGCTGGACGCAGAACCCACCGGAGAACGTCACTTTCACCGGCTGGGTCGAGGACATTCGGGAAGCCTACGGCGCGGGCGACATCTACCTGTTCCCCACCAAAACCGAGAACCAGGGCATCGCAGTCCTCGAGGCGATGGCCGCCGGGAAGGCCGTCGTCATCCGGGACATTCCGGTCTTCGAGGAGTTCTTCACCGACGGCGAGGACTGTCTGAAAGCCGAGACTGACGCGGAGTTCCGCGAGGCGGTCGAACGCCTCGCCGAGAACCCCGAACTCCGCGAGCGGCTGGGCGAGAACGCTCGCGAGACGGCTGAACAACACAGTCTGGATCGCGTCGGCGAGGAACTCGTCTCGGTCTATCGGGCACTGCTCGACGGGGACGATCCGATCGAGGCCTGA
- the dph2 gene encoding diphthamide biosynthesis enzyme Dph2: protein MSQESERTPGDLTATGMALRHDREWDYELDRIGDAVAERNANTVGLQFPEGLKRRGPAVADDLRRTLPEDVAVMLSGEPCYGACDLDIELMRQSDVFVHFGHSPMNESEQIIYVPLFSNVDVLPIMEESLAEFDDPEVDEDIGLVTTAQHMNKFEEMREFLEARGYTVHTRRGDERLTHEGQVLGCNYASADVDAEQILYVGGGKFHPMGLAMDKPDKHIVIADPVNNVVDIADAEALIKQRYGAIHRAMDAETWGIIYSTKIGQGRLERARQIVEDNDDAYLLTMNNVTPQKLTNFGLDAYVNTACPRITTDDGPQFKQPMLTPGEYEIAIGEKPMDSLSFDTFHGTW, encoded by the coding sequence ATGAGTCAGGAGAGCGAGCGTACCCCGGGCGATCTGACGGCGACGGGGATGGCGCTCAGACACGACCGCGAGTGGGACTACGAACTCGACCGGATCGGAGACGCCGTCGCGGAGCGAAACGCCAACACCGTCGGACTGCAGTTCCCCGAGGGACTCAAGCGCCGCGGCCCGGCCGTCGCCGACGACCTCCGACGGACGCTTCCCGAGGACGTGGCGGTCATGCTCTCGGGGGAACCCTGCTATGGTGCCTGTGATCTCGACATCGAGTTGATGCGCCAGAGCGACGTCTTCGTCCACTTCGGCCACAGCCCGATGAACGAGTCCGAACAGATCATCTACGTCCCGCTGTTCTCGAACGTCGACGTTCTCCCGATCATGGAGGAGTCCCTCGCGGAGTTCGACGATCCCGAGGTGGACGAGGACATCGGCCTCGTCACGACGGCCCAGCACATGAACAAGTTCGAAGAGATGCGGGAGTTCCTCGAAGCGCGGGGCTATACGGTCCACACGCGGCGTGGCGACGAGCGACTGACCCACGAGGGTCAGGTACTTGGGTGCAATTACGCGTCGGCGGACGTCGACGCCGAGCAGATCCTCTACGTCGGCGGCGGGAAGTTCCATCCGATGGGCCTGGCGATGGACAAACCGGACAAACACATCGTCATCGCCGACCCCGTCAACAACGTCGTCGACATCGCTGACGCCGAGGCGCTGATCAAACAGCGCTACGGGGCGATCCACCGGGCGATGGACGCCGAAACCTGGGGAATCATCTACTCGACGAAGATCGGCCAAGGCCGCCTCGAACGCGCACGCCAGATCGTCGAGGACAACGACGACGCCTACCTCCTGACGATGAACAACGTCACGCCCCAGAAGCTCACTAACTTCGGACTCGACGCGTACGTCAACACCGCCTGCCCCCGGATCACGACAGACGACGGCCCGCAGTTCAAACAGCCGATGCTCACGCCCGGCGAGTACGAGATCGCGATCGGCGAGAAACCGATGGATTCGCTCAGCTTCGATACCTTCCACGGCACGTGGTAA
- a CDS encoding class I SAM-dependent methyltransferase, translating into MKRSLEEHAARFDEQADAYDGDNSPEYRACADLVIEHADPDGDDTVLDLGTGTGAIALALAPAAGHVIGRDISEGMREQARGKAADRGLDNTEFGEGRFRDPNLPDGADVDVVVSNFAMHHLSDAEKRDAIETIASLEPTRFVLGDVMFFGTPDPDEPFYSPDVDDPATVGTLVDAFTDAGFALTAVERVHDQVGVLVAERVPMKPPAEDSP; encoded by the coding sequence ATGAAACGATCGCTCGAAGAACACGCCGCCCGGTTCGACGAGCAGGCCGACGCCTACGACGGCGACAACTCGCCCGAGTACCGGGCGTGTGCCGACCTGGTGATCGAACATGCCGATCCTGACGGGGACGACACCGTCCTCGATCTCGGGACAGGCACCGGCGCGATTGCCCTCGCGCTGGCTCCAGCGGCCGGCCACGTGATCGGCCGCGACATCAGCGAGGGGATGCGCGAACAGGCTCGAGGGAAAGCTGCCGACCGTGGCCTGGACAACACCGAGTTCGGCGAGGGTCGGTTTCGCGATCCGAACCTGCCGGATGGGGCCGACGTGGACGTCGTGGTCTCGAACTTCGCCATGCACCACCTCAGCGACGCCGAGAAGCGTGACGCGATCGAGACCATCGCGAGTCTGGAACCGACGCGGTTCGTCCTCGGCGACGTGATGTTCTTCGGGACGCCTGACCCCGACGAGCCGTTCTATTCGCCCGACGTCGACGATCCCGCCACCGTCGGGACGCTGGTCGACGCCTTCACCGACGCCGGGTTCGCGCTCACTGCCGTCGAGCGCGTCCACGATCAGGTCGGCGTGCTGGTGGCCGAACGAGTCCCGATGAAGCCACCTGCGGAGGACAGCCCATGA
- a CDS encoding Rpp14/Pop5 family protein yields MKHLPKHFRQRWRYLAVELETWPDADFDRGTFQRHLWFAAQNLLGDVGSASVGLSVLRFDRAGPTGTAIVRTRRDEVTNARAVLATLASVGDDPVGLRVRGVSGTVRACEETYLGGRPEARDQTVAFEGADRSAVARGGRVDVAVDDGFVGATNGDLH; encoded by the coding sequence ATGAAGCACCTCCCGAAGCACTTCCGCCAGCGCTGGCGGTATCTCGCGGTCGAACTCGAAACCTGGCCGGACGCCGACTTCGATCGTGGCACCTTCCAGCGCCACCTCTGGTTCGCGGCCCAGAACCTCCTGGGTGACGTCGGCTCGGCGTCGGTCGGTCTATCGGTCCTCCGCTTCGACCGTGCGGGGCCGACCGGGACGGCGATCGTCCGGACGCGTCGCGACGAAGTGACGAACGCCCGGGCGGTACTCGCCACCCTCGCGTCCGTCGGCGACGATCCAGTCGGCCTCCGGGTCCGGGGCGTCAGCGGGACCGTCCGCGCGTGTGAGGAAACGTATTTAGGCGGCCGACCGGAAGCCAGGGATCAGACCGTCGCCTTCGAGGGAGCCGATCGATCCGCAGTCGCCCGGGGCGGCCGGGTCGACGTGGCCGTCGATGACGGGTTCGTCGGGGCAACCAACGGCGATCTTCACTAA